Within Schaalia sp. HMT-172, the genomic segment CGTAGTGATGGAAGACTAGGCATTGAGCGCTTCATCACCGCCTGATGTCCTCCTTCTCGGCGAGCTAATGCTGAGTGAAGACGTCAAGAAATGCGTAGTCGAAGGACATATTCCAGAGCTGTCGCGCAAACATTGTGCCGAAGTCCGTGCCTCGCTCACGCATGACGGAATCGAAGCGGATCATAGTGGCGCGCTCGGGGGCCATTGCCATGTGCTTGGAGATGGCCGAGAACCCGATGATGTACGTGTTGTGGTGGTAAACATCGACTGGTTCCACGCGATGCGCAGCTCCAGTTCCGGGTAGTGCTCAGCTCCAGTTCAACACCTGCACCATCCGCACACGATTGTCGCCGTTCGGGATGGTCGCGAGAAACTCGTCGAGCGTTGACATAGCCATACCGTCTTCCTAACAACGCCCATGCACCTCTGCGGTACGCGTGGTGATGGAAGCCTTGGCATTGGCCGCAGGACCGCCACCTGATGTGCGAAAGGGGGCCGCCCGTGGAACACCACGAGCGGCCGCAAGTAGAGCTGCCAAACGAGGGGGACATGAGTCAGAAACGTCGAAGCTGTGAATGGCTAATGTGCTAACTCAGATCAATCCACCAGGGCTTTGTCCCCCTCCTGCCCTTCCTCCCACAAGTCGCTGATCTGTCCTCCTGATGGAAGGCCCATCATCATCAAAAAATGTCCGTGGTGAGCACCATGATCAATGTGTTTGCTGAAAATCTCTTCGAATTTCATGAGCTCTTGTCGAGTCGGCATTGTAGAGCATGCGAAATTCGCATAGGAACCGTGGGAACCTTCATTGAAGCGATTCATGCATTCTTCTACCATTGGACCGTAAGATCGACCGAGTTCGGTAATTGAAGACTTTGGTGATTTCTCTTTTTTGTGGAAATTTGTACTTCCTAGAGTGATAAAATAGCTGTCGAGAATTCTGCGCATGGTATTTGCAATTAGTCGATAACGAGGAATGGTCTCGTTAGGCTCATGATTGCGACATGAGGTAGCAGCATCATGAATTTCATTCCAAAGAAGCTGGTATTCAGTGCTAATTTCTTTCGGGTTGCGAACTCTGTGAATAGAGTTCGGCGTCCCTCTCTCAATGCTCTTCGTGATTCTATAAAAGGCGAGATCGTTTGGTGGTTGATCCTGGTTGTATCCTGAACGAATCTCAAAGGATGTGTTTGTGTAAAATCCGATGTTGTGTGTCAGAATGATGATCTGTGTTACTTTGCTAGAAAGTAGCTGTTGAAGTTCCTGCTTCTTTGGGTTTCTGAGGGCGCGCAGGAGCCTGCGTATAAGTGTCGAAATGAAGTTAAATGTGGAGTCGTCAGTTGAGGCTATGGGGTCGTCAATAATAAGAGAAATTGGTGTTGAGTCGTTAGGTTGTTTCGCGTGAGGGTTGATGCAATGAATAAAGTATAGAAATGATAAGATTGTTTTTTCTCCCTCTGAAAGTGTGGAGAATGGTGAGGGTGTGTAGGAGCTTGGGTTGTCGCGCACTGGCCGCTCAATGGTGTAGTGCTTTTTGCTGTTAGGCGCTTGGCCAAGCCTAAAGCTGATAAATCCTAGGTCGCAAAGGGTGGAATTGATTTTATCTCTCACTGCAGCTTGATCGCCAAGTTGATCGCTAATTTCTCGTAGCTCTTGCTCTTTAGTTTGTATTTCACTCTTGGTCTTTGTTATTTTCATTGAGATGTTAGATAGTGCGCTTTGTGTTCCCTTTGGTCTCTTTATGTAGTACTCTTTAATGATCTCTTGATTGTCTTGGTGGAGCCGGGCAAAGAAAAGGTGTGTGATGTTCTGTTTTGCCTGGTGAGTGTTTGAGCATTCTTCGTTGTTTTTGATTGTGCGTTTGTAGATAATGGAAAGAGCCTTATCTAGTTTCTGTATGTCGATGTATTCGAAGTCTTTTGGTGGTTTGAAGTCGCTATTCCGTTGCTTTTCTTGAATTAGTCGCCAGGTTTCTCGCAATGTTGAAACTTGTTTATCAATTGTAGATATGGCATCTCTGATGTTGTTTTCTGAGTGTAAGATAGAATCTGTGATGAGTGAGCTAATTTCTTTTAGTGTAGTTGCAGACTGTCTTACAATCTCCTTTAATGTTTCTAGCTCTTGAAAGCTGTCTGAAGCAGATTTGTTAAACAAAGTGGCGATTTGTTCCAACAGTCTGTCATCGATGTCCTGTTGGCAGTATGGGCACGTGTGGTTATCTATGTCTTCTTGCTTGATGAGGTCTAGTCCTTCTTTGATCCATGGAAGTAGGTTGTATTGACTCGCAAAAGGAAATAGTGATGAGCTGGATTCTATGTCTATAGACTTTTCTAAAGCGCGTTTTATGTCGGTATCTTTTAGTTGTTGCATAGTGCTTGTGAAATCGGGAAGTTGAATTTTGCTCAGCTGGTTGTTGCTGATTGTCTGATATCTGTTGTCGAGTGAAGCTAGGGATTCTTCAATCTCACTTTCCTCGCGTTCTCTCTGTAGGCGTTCAACGAGTTTGTGAACATCTCTTTTGAGTCCGCTTAGGAGTTCGTTTGAAGCTGCATACGGTTCCCATGCTTTCTTGAGCTTCGATTTTAAGGCTTTACGATCTTCATCTGCTTGTTTTTGCTGCTTGCTCTGGGTCTTCCTTAGCGTCTGCAGAAGATTGTTGAGATCGGCCAATTTTTTCAGTGTTTCTTTTCTTTTTTTCTGGAGTTCCGTATTCTCGCTGCCTATTGTGAAGGTGATGCCGGGTATTTCACCTTGTATACCGGTTGGTTCTAAATAGAAAATTTCTGATAGGTAGTCACGGTTGTAAATGTGAGTGGCTTGATTGTCGCTGTTGAGTCTTCCTAGCTCTCGGGTTAGTGTTGTTTTTCCAGCTCCGTTTGGTCCGAATATGAAATTGATCTTTTTCAGGCCTGTTAGCTTGGCATCAGGAGCGAAGCAAGGTGTTCCGCTCAGGTCTACTTCGGTGATCATGTGCCCTCCTTTGGGTTGTGTCTTGACAGTTGTAGCCTAACGGCGGAGAGTGTGGTCGGCGCGTGTTATGCACTTGTCTGACAAGTACAAGGCAAAGTGTGGTGGGTCTCAGTGTTCGCGCTGAGTGGCGCGATTGCGAAATAGGTATGCAAAGGGGCCGCCCGTGGTGTTCCACGGGCGGCCCCCAAGGCCAGCTTAAAGGTCAGGCCTTCTTGCGCTTCGCAGGAGCCTCGCCTAGCTCGAAGGACTCGACAACGGCCTCGGTGGCCTCGGTGTCGTCGGAGGCGGCCACGGTCAGGGCGCCCACGGCCTTCGACGCGGCCTCCAGGTCGCCCTTCACCGACTCCAGGGCCTCCACCTGAGCCTGCGGGGCGCGCACCGTCACCGCCAGGAACGGAGTACGCGGCGACACCTTCGCCTCAGACTTCACGCGACGCAGCGCGATCAGAGCAGACGACGCGGCCTCCAGCACCGAGGGATCGCCCTCGACGCCAGCCAGGTCCGTCACAACAGGCCACGGGGCGGTGTGCACGCTTCCCTCGCGGTACCAGCTCCACACCTCCTCCGTCACATACGGCAGGTAGGGGGCCAACAGGCGCACCACGTTATCAATAACGATCGCCAGAGCCGCACGGGCAGACGCGGCCGAAGCCTCGTCCCACGCGCCATCACGGTTGTAAGCCCGCTCCTTGACCAGCTCCAGGTAGTCGTCGCAGAACGTCCAGAAGAACGACTCCGTCACCTCGAGCGCGCGAGAGTGCTCGTAGGACGCCAGGGCAGCCGAGGCCTCGTCAATGACGGAGGCCAGCGCCGCCAGCACCGAACGATCCAGCGGCACCGTCACCAGCGCCGGATCCAGATCAATCGCCGCGCCCTCGCCGCCCATCGTCAGGGCAAACTTCGAGGCGTTGAGCACCTTGATCGCCAGGCGGCGACCAATCTTCATCTGCTGCTCGTCGAACGCCGCATCCAGGCCCAGGCGAGCCGACGCCGCCCAGTAACGCACGGCATCCGACCCATACTTCTCCAGAATGCCCATCGGGGTCACGACGTTGCCCTTGGACTTGGACATCTTCTTGTGGTCCGAATCCAGGATCCAGCCCGACAGGCCCGCGTGCTTCCACGGCAGCGCGCCGAACTCCAGGTCCGCGCGCACCACGGTCGAGAACAGCCACGTGCGAATGATGTCCTGGCCCTGCGGGCGCAAATCCATCGGGTACGTGCGAGCGAACAGGTCCTCGTCATCCAGCCAGCCACAGGCCAGCTGCGGAGACAGCGAGGACGTCGCCCACGTGTCCATGATGTCCAGCTCGCCCACGAAGCCGCCGGCCACGCCGCGCTGATCCTCCGCGAACCCCTCCGGCACGTCCGTCGACGGATCGACCGGCAGAGCAGCCTCAGAGGGGGTGATGATGTCGTCGTAGTTGACCTGGCCGTCCGCGTCCACGCGGTACCACAGCGGGAACGGCACGCCGAAGAAGCGCTGACGGGACACCAGCCAGTCGCCCTTCAAGCCCTTCACCCAGTTCTCGTAGCGCACGCGCATGAAGTCGGGGTGGAACTCCAGCTCGCGGCCGCGGCCGATGAGCTCCTCGTTCAGATCCGTGCCCGAGGCCGGGTTCGTCCACGCGCGGCCACCGTTACGGATGTACCACTGGCGCGAGGTGACGATCTCGAGGGGCTTGTCGCCCTTCTCGAAGAAGTTGGTCTGACGCATCGTCTTGGTCGGCTCGCCCTTCAGCTCGCCCGACTCGCGCAGGGCAGCCACCACGGCCTCGCGCGCGGAGAACGTCGTCTTACCGGTGATCTGCTCGAAAGCCGCGCGGCCCGCATCGGTCGTGATCCACTCGGGGGTCTCGGTGATGATGCGGCCGTCCTTGCGCAGGATCGCGCGCAGCGGCAGCTCCAGGTCACGCCACCAGTCAATGTCGGTCGTGTCGCCGAAGGTACAGCACATGGCGATACCCGCGCCCTTGTCCATCTCCGCCTCGGGGTGGGGCAGGATCGGCACCTCGACGCCGTACACGGGCGAGGCGACCGTCGTGCCGAACAGCGGCTTGTAACGATCGTCGTCCGGGTGAGCGATCAGGGCGACGCAGGCGGCCAGCAGCTCGGGGCGCGTCGTCTCGATGCACACGTCCACGCCGTCCTCGACGGGCGCGCCCGCGGCGGCAGCCTTCGCGGCGGCCTGCGCGTCGGTGATGTGGAAGGCCAGGCGGTGGTAGAAGCCCGGGTACTCGCGGCTCTCCAGCTCAGCCTGGGCGACCGCCGTCTGGAAGGTGACGTCCCACAGGCCCGGGGCCTCGGCCTGGTAGGCCTCGCCGCGCGCCAGGTTGCGCAGGAACGCGGCCTGGGCGACCTTGCGCGCACGCGCGCCGATCGTCTGATAGTTCTGCTTCCAGTCCACGCTCAGACCCAGGTAGCGCCACAGCGCCTCAAACTGAGCCTCGTCCTCGACGGTGAGGCGCTCGCACAGCTCCACGAAGTTCTTACGGGAAATCGGCAACTGGTCGCGAGCCTTGATCGACTTGCCGTCGCCGCCCACGTGCGGGGGCTCGAAATCGGGGTCGTAGGGCAGGGTCGCGTCCACGCGCACGCCGAAGTAGTTCTGCACGCGGCGCTCGGTGGGCAATCCGTTGTCGTCCCACCCCATCGGGTAGAACACGGACTTGCCCATCATGCGCTGGTAGCGGGCCACGACGTCGGTGTGCGTGTAGGAGAAAACATGGCCGATGTGCAGGGAGCCGGATACCGTCGGCGGGGGAGTGTCGATCGAGTACACCTGCTCGCGCGTCGCGGTGCGGTCAAAAGCGTAGGTGCCCTGGCTTTCCCAGGCCTCACCCCACTTGGCTTCGAGGCCTTCGGGAGCGGCGCGGTCGGGCACGCGAGGCGCCTGCGCACGGGTGTTCATGGCCATAATTGAGTTGTCTCCATCCGAGTCGTGGACTGTTTGCCCCACTAGCGTACTTTTGTGCGGGTGCGCCGGTCCAACGCAGCGCCGACGCAGCGGGTGCGGGTTGCTCACACGGGCCGTTACAAAAGCTCCTCTCGTGGCGCGGTCGGGTGAAGTGAAGCGCGCGGGGATACCGTGGTGTCAGGCAGGGGAGCCGGGACGAGGCCTCCTCGGGAAAGGGGATCAACCGTGAGCACGCAATCGCTGGGCGAGCAGACCGTGGACCTGTTGGGGCGCCTGGTGCGCCTGGGCTGCGTCAACGACCTGACCGCCGATTCGGGCGGAGAGGAGCGAGCCGCCGACCTCCTTGAGGACTTCTTCGCCGACCTGCCCGTGTCTATCGAACGGATCACCCCGCACCCTGGGCGCACCACCCTCGTAGTCACGGTGGAGGGCGCGGACCTCGGCTGCGCCGGCACGCCCCTGACCCTCATGGGGCACACGGACGTCGTGCCCGTCGACGAGGCCAAGTGGACACGCGATCCCTTCGGCGCGCAGATCGAGGACGGCGTCATGTGGGGGCGCGGCACAGTCGACATGCTCCACCTGACCGCCGCGATGGCCGTCGTCACCCGCGAAGTCGCTCGCCGCGCCCAGGACGGTAATCCTCCCGCTCGCCCCTTGGTGTTCGTGGCCGCCGCAGACGAAGAAGCACGAGGAGGGCTCGGCGTGCCGTGGATCGGTGAACACCGGCCGGACGCCTTCCCCTGGGAGGCGGCTCTGTCCGAAATGGGAGGGGCGCACATTCGCGGGCGCCGCGGAGGTGACAGCGTCGTCGTGGTCGTCGGCGAAAAGGGCGCAGCCCAGCGCCGCCTGCACATCCGGGGCGATGCCGGCCACGGCTCGGTTCCGCTGGGCCGCATGAGCGCCGTCGAGCGGCTCGCCCAGGTGAGCGCGGCGCTGTCCTCCGCTCGCTGGCCCGCCGCCACGGACGAGGTCTGGGCCTCCTTCGTGCGCGCCTTCGAGTTCGATGAAACGACCGAAATCAGCCTCATCAACGGCACCTACGAGGGCAACTACGCTGAGTTCGCCGACCTGGCAGCCTTCGCGCACGCCATCTCCCACGTGACCGTCGCCCAGACCGTGGCCCGCTCGGGCGGGCCCATCAACGTCATGCCCTCCCACGCCACCCTCGAGCTGGACATCCGCACGCTGCCCGGCATCGACGACGATGACGTGGACGCCGCCATCGCGGCGGCCCTCGGCGACCTCGCCGAGCACGTGACTATCGAGCGCCTCCTCAGCGAGCCCGCCACGGCCTCGTCGATCGACACCGGCTTGTACCGAGCGATCGAAGCGGCGCTGAGTCGGCGCTACCCGGGCGTGCGCGTCGTCCCCGTCCTCATGCCCGGTGGGACCGACCTGCGTGCGGCCCGCAGGCGTGGAGGCATCGGATACGGGTTCGGGGCCTACGACAGCGGCGCCAGCCTGGGCCAGGTGTACTCCCAGCTACACGCCCACGACGAACACATCGCCCTTGCGGACGTGCGCGCGACCGCCGAGGTCCTCCACGAGGTCACGACCACCTACCTGGGCGCATAACGAGGCCGGGGCCAGGTCACGTGAACAGTGAACCCAGCCCCGGCCTCGTCAATGAGAGCGACGGTATTACAGGACCATCGCCGCGATCCAACCACCGATCAACAGCGGAATGTTGTAGTGGATGAACTCGGGGATGACCGTGTCCCGCATGTGGTCGTGCTGACCATCCACGTTCAGACCGGCTGTCGGGCCAAGCGTCGAGTCGGAAGCGGGAGAACCGGCGTCGCCCAGCGCGCCCGCCGTGCCGATGATCGCGACCGTGGCGACGGGGGAGAAGCCCAGCGTCACGCACAGGGGCACGTAGATCGCGGAGATGATCGGCAGGGTCGAGAAGGACGAGCCGATGCCCATCGTGATGACCAGGCCCACCAGGAGCATGATGACGGCGGCCAGCGCCTTGGAGCCGTTGAACATCGCGGAAGTCTGCTGGACGAGGGGCTCAATCTGGCCCGACGCCTTCAGAACCGCGGCGTAGCCCTGCGCGGTGATCATGATGAGGCCGATGAGGCTCATCATCTTCATGCCGCCACTGAACACGTCGTCGGCCTGCTGCCACGGCACGACGCGCATGGCGAGCATGAGGCACAGGCCCACGAGGGCACCCACGAGCAGCGGGTCGGCCTCGGAATCCATCTTGGTCAGGACAGCCTGGATGACGAAGCATGCGACGAGGGCCACGACGGCCGCCCAGACCTTGACCATGTTGATCGGCTTGTCATCGCCCGTGCTGAACTCCGTCTCACGCTGCTCGTACTCGCGCGGCTTGCGGTAGGAGACGAGCAGGGCGATGGCACAGCCCACGGCCATCGAGGCGGCGGGGATCGCCATGGCGGTCATCGGGTTGACGACACCCTCGACAGCCAGGCCCGCGTCCTCAATATTCTTGTAGAGAATGTCGTGCAGGAAGATACGACCAAAGCCAATCGGCACAAACATGTAGGTGGTGACGATGCCGAAGGTGATCGCACAGGCGACCAGGCGGCGGTCCATCTTCAGCTCGTTCATGACACCGATGAGCGGGGGCACCAGCAGCGGAATGAACGCGATGTGAATCGGGATGAGGTTCTGGCTCATCACGCCCATGACGAGGACTCCACCGAGGATGCCCCACTTCGCGGAGCGAGCCACGCGCGCCGAGTTAGAGTCGTCAGCGTTGCGCAGCTTAGCGATGATCCAGTTCGCCAGCAGGCGCGGCAGGCCCGAGTGGGCCACCGACATCGCGAACGCGCCGAGCAGGGCGTAGGACAGGGCGATCTTAGCGCCGCCGGCGAGGCCGTCCTGGAAGGCGACCATCGTGCCGGATATACCCATTCCGGCCACCAGGCCGCCCACCAGCGAGGCGACGAAAAGAGAGATGACGACGTGCACGCGAGCGATGCTGAGGGCCAGCATGACAATCACGGAGAGCACGACTGCGTTGAAAAGCAACATGAGCGTTCCTGTGTTGAGGGTGCGCGAAAGCGCCAAATAAGGGGGAGATAAGCCGCGTCGCGGCAGGGGGTAGTGTCAGCCGAGATGGGAATCGGCGTGGATGGAGGCGTCGACGGCACCTACCAGTGCACTCGACAAACCACCTTCCTCGGCGGCCAGCAATCCTGCGATCGTGGTGCCGCCGGGGCTCGTCACCCGGTCAATGAGTTGCGCGGGGATCGTGCCCGCCTCGCGCTCGGCGAGGAGCAGCGCGGCCGACCCCGCCATCGCCTGCGCCGCGATCTCGACGGCGCTGTCCTTGGGCAGCCCGTACTTGAGGCCCGCGCGGGCGAAAGAATCAATGATCTGGAAATACCAGGCCGGGGAGCACGAAGCCAGGGCCTGGAACACAGGGAAATAGTCCTCGTCGATGAGGACGGTACGCCCAACCGAGTTCATGAGGTCGCGCACGGCGTTGACCTGATCGTCGGTGGTGCGGGTGGCCGTCAGGGCCGTCATGGACTGCCTGACGGTGGCCGCCACGTTCGGCATCACGCGAATGAGGGGAATGCCCGAGCCGAAATCCTGCGTAATCTGGTCGAGGGTACGCCCGGCGGCCAGGGACACGACGCACGCGTCGGGGCGTGAGACCACGCTGGGGGCTATCTCCTTGATGACCGCGCGCTGATCCTTGGGCTTGACGGCCAGGATGACGATGTCGGCCTGGCGGGCCAAGGACACGTTCGAGGACGCGGCGGTCGCGCCCAGCTCGTCGGCCAAGTCGCAAGCCTTGTCGGGCGTGCGGTTGGAGAAGATCAGCGTCGCGGGATCGACACCGGACGCAACGGCACCGCGAGCGATGGCCTGGGCCATGGCTCCCGTCCCGATAAATCCGATGCGCATGAGGGGCTCCCCGCGTGTGGTGGTTACTTGCCACGCAGCCTACCCGCATTTTGCCTGCACTTGGTACAGTGGTCGCACTGTGAGACGAGGCCGGGGCGAAGACACCTGAAACGGCGACCTTGGCCCCGGCCTCGTGAAGGGGAAAACGGCGAGAACGCGCGCCTCAGCGCTTGCGCGTCCCGAAGATGGAACGGGTGATCTCGCGTCCGGCGGTGCGCAGTACCGACCCGAGGGCGTTTTCGACCTGGCGTGCGCGACGCTCGGCGGCGCGCTGGCGCGCGGCCTCCTCGCGTTCCGCCTGCTTGTCGGCCTGGCGGCGCAGTCTCTCCATTTCCTTCTGGCGGGCGGCCTCTTCCTTGGCGGCGGCCTTCTCCGCTTCCTTCGCTGCCTTCTCAGCCGCCTTCTCGGCCTCCTTGCGGGCCTTCTCCTCCTCCTTGGCGGCTGCTTCCTGGGCGGCTGCTTCCTCGCGGGCGGCCTGGGCCTCCTCCGCGCGACGCGCCAGCTTCTCCTCGGCGGAGTCCGGGTTCACGGCGTCACGGTAGCGTCCCATGATGGCGCTGGACTGGTTGACGCGGGCGATCGTGTCGGCGGAGGCGGGGCCCATGACGGAGGCGGGCGCCCAGATGCCGACGGGGGTGACCGGCGTCGGGTTACCCTTCGGGTCCAGCACCGTCACCACGGCCTCGCCCGTGCCCAGCGTCGTGAGGACCTCGTCCAGCTCGAGGCTGGTTGTCGGGAAGGTCTGCACGGTCGCCTTCAGCTTCTTGAAGTCGTCGGGCGTGGAGGCGCGCAGGCCGTGCTGGATGCGCGAGCCCAGCTGTGCCAGCACGTCGGAGGGGATGTCCTTGGGGGTCTGCGTCACGAAGACGACGCCCACGCCCTTGGAGCGGATCAGGCGCACGGTCTGGACGACCTGGCGCTCGAACTCCTTGGTGGCGTCCGCGAAGAGCAGGTGGGCCTCGTCGAAGAAGAACACGAGCTTGGGGTGAGGCGCGTCGCCGACCTCGGGCAGGGTCGCGAAGAGGTTCGCCAGCAGGAACATGATGACCGCGCTGACCAGGGCCGGGTGCGAGGAGATATCGCCGACGCCCAGCAGGGAGATGATGCCCCGGCCCGTTGAGTCGGAGCGCATCAGGTCGGCGGTGTCGAAGCCGGGGGCCCCGAAGAACTGGCCGCCGCCCTGGGATTCGAGGGCGGTCAGGGCGCGCAGGATAACGCCGGCGGTGGCCTTGGAGACGCCGCCGATGGTGGCCAGCTCCTCCTTGCCTTCATCCGACGTCAGGAAGGAGATGACGGAGCGCAGGTCCGGCAGGTCCACGAGCTCCAGGCCCTGGCGGTCCGCCCACGCGAAGATGAGCTGCAGGGCCTGCTCCTGGGTTGTGTTCAGAGACAGGGCGCGGGCCAGGAGGATCGGGCCGAAGTCGGAGACCTCGGCGCGCACGGGCACGCCCGGGAACTGCGAGTCCGCCCCGCCCAGGCTCAGCAGCTCGATCGGGAACGACGAGGACGCCCACTCCTGACCGTTGGCGGCCGTGCGGGCCAGGAGCTTCTCGGAGCTCGCGCCGGCCTCTCCCAGGCCCGTGAGGTCACCCTTGACGTCGCACAGGAGCACGGAGGAGCCCGCCGCCGACAGCCCCTCGGCCAGGAGCTGCAGGGTGCGGGTCTTGCCCGTGCCCGTCGCTCCCGCGACCAGGAGGTGGCGGTTGAACATGGGCACCGGCATCGCCGCGCTGACGCCGGGCACGCGCGCGCCGCCGTCGATCAGCGTACCGATCGTGATGGCCGGGACATCCCACGAGTAGGCGGCCAGAATCTGGGTGGCGAAAGCGGACAGGTCGGAGCTGGGGGACGAGGCCGGGGTGGCGGGAGCCGCGGCTGCGGAGCCGGCGGCTTCGAGCTGGAGACGCAAGGCTTCGGCCTTCGCGCGTGCGGCTTCGGCTTCGGCGGCCTTCGCTGCCGCCTCTGCTGCGGCGAGCTGCGCCTTGAGGTCCTCGATGTTCTCACTCATGGTGGTGTCTTTCGGGGCTGGGGCGCATCGCGCCCGGGGCTTCGTCGTTACTGGAACAGTATCCCTTGGGACGCCTGTCTCACGCTCGTTCAAGGAGGTCATCGCGCTGTGGCGCCCATCCACAGGCCCACTGGCCGCGTCGCGGTTATCCACAGGGGCACGAATCCGGCGCGACACCGGCGGCGCAGCAGGCATAGCGTCGACGAATGAACCCTCCACGATGGCTCGCGCGCCGCAGGATGGCGGCCCTGACCAAGGCCGTCTACGACAGCGCGCTGCAAGAAGACGAACCACCCGAACCCACCGCCCTGCGCCTCTTACCCGGAGGTGCCACCGCGGCCGCCCTCCTTATCGTCCTCGTCCTCCTCGCCTGCATCGGCGTGTGGCGCCACGCGACGGCCGC encodes:
- a CDS encoding AAA family ATPase: MITEVDLSGTPCFAPDAKLTGLKKINFIFGPNGAGKTTLTRELGRLNSDNQATHIYNRDYLSEIFYLEPTGIQGEIPGITFTIGSENTELQKKRKETLKKLADLNNLLQTLRKTQSKQQKQADEDRKALKSKLKKAWEPYAASNELLSGLKRDVHKLVERLQREREESEIEESLASLDNRYQTISNNQLSKIQLPDFTSTMQQLKDTDIKRALEKSIDIESSSSLFPFASQYNLLPWIKEGLDLIKQEDIDNHTCPYCQQDIDDRLLEQIATLFNKSASDSFQELETLKEIVRQSATTLKEISSLITDSILHSENNIRDAISTIDKQVSTLRETWRLIQEKQRNSDFKPPKDFEYIDIQKLDKALSIIYKRTIKNNEECSNTHQAKQNITHLFFARLHQDNQEIIKEYYIKRPKGTQSALSNISMKITKTKSEIQTKEQELREISDQLGDQAAVRDKINSTLCDLGFISFRLGQAPNSKKHYTIERPVRDNPSSYTPSPFSTLSEGEKTILSFLYFIHCINPHAKQPNDSTPISLIIDDPIASTDDSTFNFISTLIRRLLRALRNPKKQELQQLLSSKVTQIIILTHNIGFYTNTSFEIRSGYNQDQPPNDLAFYRITKSIERGTPNSIHRVRNPKEISTEYQLLWNEIHDAATSCRNHEPNETIPRYRLIANTMRRILDSYFITLGSTNFHKKEKSPKSSITELGRSYGPMVEECMNRFNEGSHGSYANFACSTMPTRQELMKFEEIFSKHIDHGAHHGHFLMMMGLPSGGQISDLWEEGQEGDKALVD
- the valS gene encoding valine--tRNA ligase produces the protein MAMNTRAQAPRVPDRAAPEGLEAKWGEAWESQGTYAFDRTATREQVYSIDTPPPTVSGSLHIGHVFSYTHTDVVARYQRMMGKSVFYPMGWDDNGLPTERRVQNYFGVRVDATLPYDPDFEPPHVGGDGKSIKARDQLPISRKNFVELCERLTVEDEAQFEALWRYLGLSVDWKQNYQTIGARARKVAQAAFLRNLARGEAYQAEAPGLWDVTFQTAVAQAELESREYPGFYHRLAFHITDAQAAAKAAAAGAPVEDGVDVCIETTRPELLAACVALIAHPDDDRYKPLFGTTVASPVYGVEVPILPHPEAEMDKGAGIAMCCTFGDTTDIDWWRDLELPLRAILRKDGRIITETPEWITTDAGRAAFEQITGKTTFSAREAVVAALRESGELKGEPTKTMRQTNFFEKGDKPLEIVTSRQWYIRNGGRAWTNPASGTDLNEELIGRGRELEFHPDFMRVRYENWVKGLKGDWLVSRQRFFGVPFPLWYRVDADGQVNYDDIITPSEAALPVDPSTDVPEGFAEDQRGVAGGFVGELDIMDTWATSSLSPQLACGWLDDEDLFARTYPMDLRPQGQDIIRTWLFSTVVRADLEFGALPWKHAGLSGWILDSDHKKMSKSKGNVVTPMGILEKYGSDAVRYWAASARLGLDAAFDEQQMKIGRRLAIKVLNASKFALTMGGEGAAIDLDPALVTVPLDRSVLAALASVIDEASAALASYEHSRALEVTESFFWTFCDDYLELVKERAYNRDGAWDEASAASARAALAIVIDNVVRLLAPYLPYVTEEVWSWYREGSVHTAPWPVVTDLAGVEGDPSVLEAASSALIALRRVKSEAKVSPRTPFLAVTVRAPQAQVEALESVKGDLEAASKAVGALTVAASDDTEATEAVVESFELGEAPAKRKKA
- a CDS encoding M20/M25/M40 family metallo-hydrolase, with translation MSTQSLGEQTVDLLGRLVRLGCVNDLTADSGGEERAADLLEDFFADLPVSIERITPHPGRTTLVVTVEGADLGCAGTPLTLMGHTDVVPVDEAKWTRDPFGAQIEDGVMWGRGTVDMLHLTAAMAVVTREVARRAQDGNPPARPLVFVAAADEEARGGLGVPWIGEHRPDAFPWEAALSEMGGAHIRGRRGGDSVVVVVGEKGAAQRRLHIRGDAGHGSVPLGRMSAVERLAQVSAALSSARWPAATDEVWASFVRAFEFDETTEISLINGTYEGNYAEFADLAAFAHAISHVTVAQTVARSGGPINVMPSHATLELDIRTLPGIDDDDVDAAIAAALGDLAEHVTIERLLSEPATASSIDTGLYRAIEAALSRRYPGVRVVPVLMPGGTDLRAARRRGGIGYGFGAYDSGASLGQVYSQLHAHDEHIALADVRATAEVLHEVTTTYLGA
- a CDS encoding Na+/H+ antiporter family protein encodes the protein MLLFNAVVLSVIVMLALSIARVHVVISLFVASLVGGLVAGMGISGTMVAFQDGLAGGAKIALSYALLGAFAMSVAHSGLPRLLANWIIAKLRNADDSNSARVARSAKWGILGGVLVMGVMSQNLIPIHIAFIPLLVPPLIGVMNELKMDRRLVACAITFGIVTTYMFVPIGFGRIFLHDILYKNIEDAGLAVEGVVNPMTAMAIPAASMAVGCAIALLVSYRKPREYEQRETEFSTGDDKPINMVKVWAAVVALVACFVIQAVLTKMDSEADPLLVGALVGLCLMLAMRVVPWQQADDVFSGGMKMMSLIGLIMITAQGYAAVLKASGQIEPLVQQTSAMFNGSKALAAVIMLLVGLVITMGIGSSFSTLPIISAIYVPLCVTLGFSPVATVAIIGTAGALGDAGSPASDSTLGPTAGLNVDGQHDHMRDTVIPEFIHYNIPLLIGGWIAAMVL
- the proC gene encoding pyrroline-5-carboxylate reductase, coding for MRIGFIGTGAMAQAIARGAVASGVDPATLIFSNRTPDKACDLADELGATAASSNVSLARQADIVILAVKPKDQRAVIKEIAPSVVSRPDACVVSLAAGRTLDQITQDFGSGIPLIRVMPNVAATVRQSMTALTATRTTDDQVNAVRDLMNSVGRTVLIDEDYFPVFQALASCSPAWYFQIIDSFARAGLKYGLPKDSAVEIAAQAMAGSAALLLAEREAGTIPAQLIDRVTSPGGTTIAGLLAAEEGGLSSALVGAVDASIHADSHLG
- a CDS encoding helicase HerA-like domain-containing protein — translated: MSENIEDLKAQLAAAEAAAKAAEAEAARAKAEALRLQLEAAGSAAAAPATPASSPSSDLSAFATQILAAYSWDVPAITIGTLIDGGARVPGVSAAMPVPMFNRHLLVAGATGTGKTRTLQLLAEGLSAAGSSVLLCDVKGDLTGLGEAGASSEKLLARTAANGQEWASSSFPIELLSLGGADSQFPGVPVRAEVSDFGPILLARALSLNTTQEQALQLIFAWADRQGLELVDLPDLRSVISFLTSDEGKEELATIGGVSKATAGVILRALTALESQGGGQFFGAPGFDTADLMRSDSTGRGIISLLGVGDISSHPALVSAVIMFLLANLFATLPEVGDAPHPKLVFFFDEAHLLFADATKEFERQVVQTVRLIRSKGVGVVFVTQTPKDIPSDVLAQLGSRIQHGLRASTPDDFKKLKATVQTFPTTSLELDEVLTTLGTGEAVVTVLDPKGNPTPVTPVGIWAPASVMGPASADTIARVNQSSAIMGRYRDAVNPDSAEEKLARRAEEAQAAREEAAAQEAAAKEEEKARKEAEKAAEKAAKEAEKAAAKEEAARQKEMERLRRQADKQAEREEAARQRAAERRARQVENALGSVLRTAGREITRSIFGTRKR